A region of the Candidatus Thermoplasmatota archaeon genome:
GACCTACAATGCCGTTGCGCGCGCATGCATAATCAGCAGCTAACCCCTCAAGAGTGACTATTCCAAAGGGCTCGTAAAGTGACGGAAGTGCAAGTATATCTGGAGCGCACAGCAAAGAAGCTTTGTCTAAATCGCTAAGCCATGTTCTATCTATAACTACATCTTTTTCAAGCCCCATGGTCTTCAATTCCCACTCATACCGTTTATATTCCTCGTCGCTCATTGCAGAAGCTATAACTAAGCCTGCTCTTACTTCAGATTTTATTTTTTTCATTGCTTCAAGCAGAGGCGGCAAACCTTTTCTTCGCTCAGCTCTACCTATAAATAAAATCACAAATTCTTTTTCAGGGAACATTTTTCTAAGCACTCGCTTCGCATTAGCAATATTTTCAACTTGAATTTGTTTCCAAATGTCTAGTACTATACCATTAGGTATGCCTGCAGAGTTTTTACCAATTAAATGCATCTTCTCAGGCTCGAAGAACAAAAATCTTTTGTATTCACGCTTCTTCCATTCCCAGTAGTCGTAGCGCAACTTGCTTTCTTGCCCTTTTAACTCTTCAGCTAGTTTATCAGCTAATGGTAAAAGATTTGTAATTTCAAATTTTGTCTCAGGCACAGAAACGCCAATAATATAATCTGCTTCGTAGAAGGCACAAGCTTCTATTCTTACAGGCGCATTTTCTAAGTCAGGTTTCGCCATACTTCTACCAAACTCGCCTGAATGGAATCTACATATAAGCGGACGATTTAACTCACGCTTTGCTAAAAATCCTGCTGGAAATGCAAGCCAGTCTTGAGCATCAATACATGCAATATTGTAATTTAAATTTTCAACTAATGATTTTGCAATTTTACGCACTCCTTCCCAGAATGGGCACAGTACTCGGTTATAATAAGGGTCCAAAGTAGCTTTTTCTGATTTTATTCTATATTTCTGCCACAGCTCGAAATGAAAATCTACGAGCTCTTTTTCTGAAAGCTGATTTTCTATGAAATAGCATTTTTCTAGCCCACGGATTGCACTGTAAATTTTTAAGTTATGCTTTCTTGCAATTCCTTCGAATTTCTGCTCGTATTGCAGATCGTCTAATGGCAAGGCAATGTCGTGAGGCGCAAATACTAAAGGCTCGTAATCAGTCTCTTTCTCATTTATAGCTTTTCTCCATATAGGTAAATATTCGGTTGCAAATCTGTATAATCCTCCTACAGGTCGTTGTAGCTCCGTAATTAGGAATAACACATGGCGCATTTTTTTTACACTAAATTTAATCCCAAATGTTGTATAATATTCATGTAGTTTATAAATGCATCGTATGGATTTTGATGCTCAGCAAAATATTTATGCACTTCTTCATCGCCAAACCTTTTAGTAGAAATGTAATAGAGATGGTCAGTTGTTTGTAAGCAGCGCCATATATGCAATAATTTTCTATCTTTTTTATGCTTTACTAAACTCTCCAAGTTTTTCAATGCATTAAAGCAGGCTTTTTGCATTTCGTTACCAAGCCATGCAGAAGTATCTCTCTCTAAGTCTGCCCACGAAGTAATATTAGGGCAATCATAGTCTCCAACTGCTTGTAGCTGTGAAGCCTCGCTTAAAGTTGTACATTCTAAATGAGGATATTTTTTCAGCGCTATAGGAAGATATTTTAGAAATTCGAATATGCCAGTCTCTTGCCATTGATGCTCACCAAAAGTTTCGTAATCCATGAAAATATTTAAAACTTCGCCCTGGCATTTAGAGAGCCACTCAGCGTATTTATCTGCAGTAAGTGGATAATGCTCCCATTTATAGGCAGAGAATCTAAATGAGATATCGTCGCTCAGCAGATAATTTCTCAGAAGTGTTTTGATTCTGCAGTTCGGCGGCTTGTAAACATAATTTGGCGAGCGCCAATCCAAATTTATGCCCTCAGCTAGAATTGCTTTATAGCCCAAATCTTCAGCTATTTTTGCAATTTCGTTACTATAAATAAGCTCTGTATTCCTGAAGACTTTGCCTTTGTAATTAAATTCTTTCTTTATCAGTTCTCTATGCAGTTTTATCTGCTCT
Encoded here:
- a CDS encoding glycosyltransferase family 4 protein, whose amino-acid sequence is MRHVLFLITELQRPVGGLYRFATEYLPIWRKAINEKETDYEPLVFAPHDIALPLDDLQYEQKFEGIARKHNLKIYSAIRGLEKCYFIENQLSEKELVDFHFELWQKYRIKSEKATLDPYYNRVLCPFWEGVRKIAKSLVENLNYNIACIDAQDWLAFPAGFLAKRELNRPLICRFHSGEFGRSMAKPDLENAPVRIEACAFYEADYIIGVSVPETKFEITNLLPLADKLAEELKGQESKLRYDYWEWKKREYKRFLFFEPEKMHLIGKNSAGIPNGIVLDIWKQIQVENIANAKRVLRKMFPEKEFVILFIGRAERRKGLPPLLEAMKKIKSEVRAGLVIASAMSDEEYKRYEWELKTMGLEKDVVIDRTWLSDLDKASLLCAPDILALPSLYEPFGIVTLEGLAADYACARNGIVGPAVITGDTGGMSDVVRSGIDGFKVPVENFTINSDLLASLIVMVLEHPDLRKKTSANAAQRVQSDIFKWEQNLKHVIRTYEHAIMNHVLWKEET
- a CDS encoding glycoside hydrolase family 57 protein; amino-acid sequence: MKICFYFQVHQPKRLKRLTILDFKKSNNLEDLYFDNAKNRAILERVAKKCYLQTNKLMLQLIKEHNFKFSLSLTGVFIEQCKELGIIDCFKELADTGNVEFLNETYYHSLASLYENKEEFIEQIKLHRELIKKEFNYKGKVFRNTELIYSNEIAKIAEDLGYKAILAEGINLDWRSPNYVYKPPNCRIKTLLRNYLLSDDISFRFSAYKWEHYPLTADKYAEWLSKCQGEVLNIFMDYETFGEHQWQETGIFEFLKYLPIALKKYPHLECTTLSEASQLQAVGDYDCPNITSWADLERDTSAWLGNEMQKACFNALKNLESLVKHKKDRKLLHIWRCLQTTDHLYYISTKRFGDEEVHKYFAEHQNPYDAFINYMNIIQHLGLNLV